In Siniperca chuatsi isolate FFG_IHB_CAS linkage group LG16, ASM2008510v1, whole genome shotgun sequence, the following proteins share a genomic window:
- the LOC122863018 gene encoding probable serine/threonine-protein kinase kinX isoform X7 has product MTEAVEARSSTTTTMVIDSKSGDAGAPPARGSKKTFTDDLHSTFSSPLAWILVLALIITWSCVFVIMFDLMDYKTISGRPPPAVRKVLKESGRRGGLSKIGSDPMKVVNDAVEESTHVISVILKFAANLIVPEEDEGNLYAVRKKDTRWLEEEEEVEVKIKKAKGEFLPSRSKVIGMQAKMKPPADEVAEDEEEVGEEEGEEGDEVEAAGEEEEGEEEYYEEEEYEEEEEEYYEEEEEEYEEEEEEYEEEEEEDRVEEEEEVGGVKEEEEEEKEEEEDGVEAVDEVDEVEEEEEDEVGGLDEEEEEEEEEEEEEEGEGEGAEVVEEEEEEEERAEVVEGEVKEEEKEEEEGPREEEEEGEGVEGAADEEEDEQEEEEEVEVAAEMEQDEDEDEEDEKEPEAAAAEIDEDDDGDEVKEEAAEEEKADKDDDDEDEEDDEVSPEPISTSEDEESAVSPDSEALVDVKDSDEDVTLPDEDDEKDEEEHDEDDTSDDAFTDTSDVSESALLSSEEEEEMDDDDDEDDRLAEGVATSDSDDVIAEDTDDDLELDLPPIPAASEDDEDDEVDDHKLAEEEDFPPLPVVEDDDDDEHLEDDVKVAEDTDEDDDDDDLDQSDEDISVASSEHFADDEDDEEDSDLKDEDKDVHVDLDDAEDEDDRDKPDDVTEEDIHDDDDDKEEEEEEVGIPPFESTDSGVLGDEDDDDDIALKTDISYDTTDDDDKDDEDTDTSSFETFDQEDENEIAETFVDTEKDDEELTSESLASEDEEDDDDDEDKEDDDDDADDILLAAATATAFTVQEEAVKTEADTGEDEDEDDVKQAADEEKTEEDETEKIVISQPAAFEEEDEGEDEEPTAVLKKTVDEPEDKKEEYDEDDDEEKATVDVIKPVPEPEDEAAKTEPAVCPCMHSAKAKESATKTADKKEASRRVSAVRRRKDREAVKTDEKPKRKGLPRIAGLGPNIRRIRKTPTILRAKRAEKTKTSKTETKKQEEVPESGEEVGPCRPAPVYCPSPPGWYVHHIVTDNPYPPPTMSAPSAPVLTAHPVHPGAPPLQPLYQQQPLPPMHPLYAQYQPYQPPMQPVMQPQPEPVHPIPPVEPVQPEATEQEAPVQPEIQTPAAEAQPAVAPVQGEKKPETVEKDVKAASTKKAAKKRTKAADSEKEPAAGKEKKKKDAAVSKDETKAGTAKKEPTARKEKTKSPAVAKKEPVVKEKTKTAAVAKKEPAAERQKRKSASKKTEASPVKSKSKASTAKKDPDPEPRPQPIRLRTRLEAVKRANVTSQAKEEKPARSSSEPAKTRSKLLEEKQSKAEKAEKKSVKEAQDKEKHPSQAKNGKRASCKA; this is encoded by the exons ATGACTGAAGCAGTTGAAG CGCGGTCGtcgaccaccaccaccatggtCATCGACAGTAAGAGCGGAGACGCCGGGGCACCGCCTGCGCGAGGGTCCAAGAAAACTTTTACAGATGACCTTCACTCTACCTTCAGCTCCCCACTGGCCTGGATCTTGGTTCTGGCTCTCATCATTACATggtcttgtgtttttgtcatcatGTTTGATCTGATGGACTACAAGACCATCTCAG GTCGTCCACCTCCTGCTGTCAGGAAGGTTTTAAAGGAATCAGGCCGTAGAG GAGGCCTCAGCAAGATCGGCTCAGACCCCATGAAGGTGGTGAACGATGCCGTGGAGGAATCAACACACGTGATCAGTGTAATATTGAAATTTGCTGCCAACCTAATTGTTCCTGAAGAAGATGAAG gaAATCTATACGCAGTGAGAAAAAAAG ATACAAGAtggttggaggaggaggaggaagtggaggtgAAGATTAAGAAAGCAAAAG GAGAATTTCTACCATCCCGAAGTAAAG TTATAGGGATGCAAGCAAAGATGAAACCACCAGCGGATGAAGTCGCGGAGGACGAAGAAgaagtgggagaggaggagggagaagagggagacGAAGTGGAGGCtgctggggaggaggaggagggagaggaggagtatTATGAGGAGGAAGAgtatgaagaggaggaagaggagtattatgaggaggaagaagaagaatatgaggaggaggaggaagagtatgaggaggaggaggaggaagacagagtggaggaggaggaggaggtaggaggagttaaagaagaggaggaggaggaaaaagaagaagaagaggacggaGTAGAAGCTGTGGATGAGGTGGacgaggtagaggaggaggaggaggatgaggtaGGAGGActtgatgaggaagaggaggaggaggaggaggaggaggaagaagaagaaggagaaggggaGGGGGCAGAAGttgtggaagaggaggaggaagaagaggagagggcaGAAGTGGTGGAGGgagaggtgaaggaggaggagaaggaagaggaggaagggccgagagaggaagaggaagagggagagggagttgaaggagctgctgatgaagaggaggatgagcaagaggaggaagaggaggtggaggtagCTGCTGAGATGGAGcaagatgaggatgaagatgaggaggatgagaaggaacctgaagcagctgcagctgagattgatgaagatgatgatggagaTGAAGTGAAAgaggaagcagcagaagaagaaaaggctgATAAAGATGAcgatgatgaggatgaagaagatgatgaagtTTCTCCTGAACCTATCTCCACTTCTGAGGATGAAGAGTCGGCTGTGTCTCCCGACTCTGAAGCACTGGTTGATGTCAAAGACAGTGACGAAGATGTAACTCTGCCTGATGAAGATGACGAAAAAGACGAAGAAGAACATGATGAAGATGACACCAGTGACGATGCGTTCACTGACACCTCAGACGTCAGTGAATCTGCACTTCTTtccagtgaggaggaggaagagatggatGATGACGACGATGAAGATGACAGATTAGCTGAGGGTGTTGCAACATCTGATAGCGATGATGTCATTGCAGAAGACACAGATGATGACCTGGAGCTTGATCTTCCTCCTATTCCTGCTGCCagtgaggatgatgaagatgatgaagttGATGATCATAAACTCGCTGAAGAGGAAGATTTTCCTCCTTTACCTGTTGtcgaagatgatgatgatgacgaacACCTGGAAGATGATGTCAAAGTTGCCGAAGACactgatgaggatgatgatgatgatgatctggACCAATCAGACGAGGACATCTCTGTTGCCTCCTCTGAGCACTTTGCAGAcgatgaagatgatgaggaagaCAGTGACCTCAAAGATGAGGACAAAGATGTCCACGTTGACCtcgacgatgctgaagatgaagatgatcgTGACAAACCCGATGATGTCACTGAAGAGGACATccacgatgatgatgatgataaagaagaggaagaggaggaagtcGGCATCCCTCCCTTTGAGAGTACAGACAGCGGAGTCTTaggtgatgaagatgatgatgacgacattGCTCTTAAAACAGACATCTCCTATGACACAAccgatgatgatgataaagatGATGAAGATACTGATACCAGCTCATTTGAGACCTTCGATCAAGAAGACGAAAACGAGATCGCAGAAACATTTGTTGACACTGAAAAAGATGATGAAGAACTCACATCAGAGTCCTTAGCTAGCGAGGATGAAGAagacgacgatgatgatgaagataaggaagatgatgatgatgatgctgatgacatCTTGCTAGCAG CTGCCACTGCAACAGCGTTCACTGTCCAGGAGGAGGCAGTAAAGACTGAGGCAGACACCGGCGAGGACGAGGATGAGGATGACGTCAAACAGGCTGCTGATGAAGAAAAGACTGAGGaggatgaaacagaaaaaattg TTATCAGTCAGCCTGCTGCttttgaggaggaggatgagggagaAGATGAAGAGCCGACAGCTGTACTAAAGAAAACTGTAGACGAACCCGAAGATAAAAAAGAGGAGTATGATGAAGACGACGATGAGGAGAAGGCAACGGTGGATGTGATCAAACCTGTGCCTGAACCTGAGGACGAAGCAGCAAAGACTGAACCCGCAG TGTGCCCCTGTATGCACTCTGCGAAGGCCAAAGAGTCTGCCACCAAGACTGCAGACAAAAAAG aagCTTCACGGAGGGTTTCAGCTGTGAGAAGGAGAAAAG ACCGTGAAGCTGTGAAGACAGATGAAAAGCCAAAGAGGAAAG GTCTACCCAGAATTGCAGGTCTGGGGCCAAATATCAGGAGGATCAGAAAGACCCCCACTATTCTCAGAG CCAAGAGAGCGGAAAAGACCAAGACTTCCAAAACAG AGACCAAAAAACAAGAAGAGGTCCCAGAATCTGGAGAAGAAG ttgGCCCTTGTAGACCTGCACCGGTCTACTGCCCGTCTCCACCTGGCTGGTACG TTCATCACATCGTCACAGACAACCCGTACCCTCCTCCGACCATGTCAG CTCCATCCGCTCCTGTTCTGACCGCTCACCCGGTCCATCCCGGAGCTCCACCACTGCAGCCTCTGTATCAGCAACAGCCACTTCCACCGATGCACCCGCTCTATGCACAATACCAACCATATCAACCGCCAATGCAGCCGGTGATGCAGCCTCAACCAGAACCAGTACATCCCATCCCACCAGTTGAGCCAGTCCAGCCAGAAGCCACAGAACAAGAGGCTCCTGTTCAGCCTGAGATCCAGACTCCAGCTGCTGAAGCTCAGCCTGCTGTAGCGCCAGTCCAGGGAGAGAAGA AACCAGAGACTGTTGAGAAAGACGTGAAGGCTGCCTCCACCAAGAAAG CTGCAAAGAAGAGAACCAAGGCTGCTGATTCAGAAAAAG AGCCAGCAGCGggcaaagagaagaaaaagaaag ATGCTGCTGTTTCGAAAGACGAAACCAAAGCTGGCACTGCAAAGAAAG AGCCAACAGCAAGGAAAGAGAAAACCAAAAGTCCTGCAGTGGCTAAGAAAG AGCCAGTTGTAAAAGAGAAAACCAAAACTGCTGCGGTTGCTAAGAAAG aGCCTGCAGCTGAACGACAGAAGAGGAAATCAGCCTCTAAAAAGACAG AAGCATCACCTGTCAAGAGCAAATCCAAGGCATCTACAGCCAAGAAAG atccagatccagaacCACGTCCACAGCCGATCAGACTGAGAACGAGACTAGAAGCTGTAAAGAGGGCGAATGTAACCTCTCAGGCAAAGGAGGAGAAACCTGCCAGATCTTCGTCTGAACCAG CCAAGACAAGATCAAAATTATTGGAGGAGAAGCAAA GCAAAGCTGAGAAGGCTGAAAAGAAATCTGTCAAAGAGGCTCAAG ATAAAGAGAAACACCCATCACAAGCTA AGAATGGAAAAAGAGCTTCCTGTAAAGCCTAA
- the LOC122863018 gene encoding triadin-like isoform X4, which yields MTEAVEARSSTTTTMVIDSKSGDAGAPPARGSKKTFTDDLHSTFSSPLAWILVLALIITWSCVFVIMFDLMDYKTISGGLSKIGSDPMKVVNDAVEESTHVISVILKFAANLIVPEEDEGNLYAVRKKDTRWLEEEEEVEVKIKKAKGEFLPSRSKVIGMQAKMKPPADEVAEDEEEVGEEEGEEGDEVEAAGEEEEGEEEYYEEEEYEEEEEEYYEEEEEEYEEEEEEYEEEEEEDRVEEEEEVGGVKEEEEEEKEEEEDGVEAVDEVDEVEEEEEDEVGGLDEEEEEEEEEEEEEEGEGEGAEVVEEEEEEEERAEVVEGEVKEEEKEEEEGPREEEEEGEGVEGAADEEEDEQEEEEEVEVAAEMEQDEDEDEEDEKEPEAAAAEIDEDDDGDEVKEEAAEEEKADKDDDDEDEEDDEVSPEPISTSEDEESAVSPDSEALVDVKDSDEDVTLPDEDDEKDEEEHDEDDTSDDAFTDTSDVSESALLSSEEEEEMDDDDDEDDRLAEGVATSDSDDVIAEDTDDDLELDLPPIPAASEDDEDDEVDDHKLAEEEDFPPLPVVEDDDDDEHLEDDVKVAEDTDEDDDDDDLDQSDEDISVASSEHFADDEDDEEDSDLKDEDKDVHVDLDDAEDEDDRDKPDDVTEEDIHDDDDDKEEEEEEVGIPPFESTDSGVLGDEDDDDDIALKTDISYDTTDDDDKDDEDTDTSSFETFDQEDENEIAETFVDTEKDDEELTSESLASEDEEDDDDDEDKEDDDDDADDILLAAATATAFTVQEEAVKTEADTGEDEDEDDVKQAADEEKTEEDETEKIVISQPAAFEEEDEGEDEEPTAVLKKTVDEPEDKKEEYDEDDDEEKATVDVIKPVPEPEDEAAKTEPAVCPCMHSAKAKESATKTADKKEASRRVSAVRRRKDREAVKTDEKPKRKGLPRIAGLGPNIRRIRKTPTILRAKRAEKTKTSKTETKKQEEVPESGEEVGPCRPAPVYCPSPPGWYVHHIVTDNPYPPPTMSAPSAPVLTAHPVHPGAPPLQPLYQQQPLPPMHPLYAQYQPYQPPMQPVMQPQPEPVHPIPPVEPVQPEATEQEAPVQPEIQTPAAEAQPAVAPVQGEKKPETVEKDVKAASTKKAAKKRTKAADSEKEPAAGKEKKKKDAAVSKDETKAGTAKKEPTARKEKTKSPAVAKKEPVVKEKTKTAAVAKKEPAAERQKRKSASKKTEASPVKSKSKASTAKKDPDPEPRPQPIRLRTRLEAVKRANVTSQAKEEKPARSSSEPAKTRSKLLEEKQSKAEKAEKKSVKEAQDKEKHPSQAKEPQAEDNTTEKKKPGQRYFQCIYVPGKNAQYPLRPFTPAMSPTMMSPALRSMLEQQRAARAAGQ from the exons ATGACTGAAGCAGTTGAAG CGCGGTCGtcgaccaccaccaccatggtCATCGACAGTAAGAGCGGAGACGCCGGGGCACCGCCTGCGCGAGGGTCCAAGAAAACTTTTACAGATGACCTTCACTCTACCTTCAGCTCCCCACTGGCCTGGATCTTGGTTCTGGCTCTCATCATTACATggtcttgtgtttttgtcatcatGTTTGATCTGATGGACTACAAGACCATCTCAG GAGGCCTCAGCAAGATCGGCTCAGACCCCATGAAGGTGGTGAACGATGCCGTGGAGGAATCAACACACGTGATCAGTGTAATATTGAAATTTGCTGCCAACCTAATTGTTCCTGAAGAAGATGAAG gaAATCTATACGCAGTGAGAAAAAAAG ATACAAGAtggttggaggaggaggaggaagtggaggtgAAGATTAAGAAAGCAAAAG GAGAATTTCTACCATCCCGAAGTAAAG TTATAGGGATGCAAGCAAAGATGAAACCACCAGCGGATGAAGTCGCGGAGGACGAAGAAgaagtgggagaggaggagggagaagagggagacGAAGTGGAGGCtgctggggaggaggaggagggagaggaggagtatTATGAGGAGGAAGAgtatgaagaggaggaagaggagtattatgaggaggaagaagaagaatatgaggaggaggaggaagagtatgaggaggaggaggaggaagacagagtggaggaggaggaggaggtaggaggagttaaagaagaggaggaggaggaaaaagaagaagaagaggacggaGTAGAAGCTGTGGATGAGGTGGacgaggtagaggaggaggaggaggatgaggtaGGAGGActtgatgaggaagaggaggaggaggaggaggaggaggaagaagaagaaggagaaggggaGGGGGCAGAAGttgtggaagaggaggaggaagaagaggagagggcaGAAGTGGTGGAGGgagaggtgaaggaggaggagaaggaagaggaggaagggccgagagaggaagaggaagagggagagggagttgaaggagctgctgatgaagaggaggatgagcaagaggaggaagaggaggtggaggtagCTGCTGAGATGGAGcaagatgaggatgaagatgaggaggatgagaaggaacctgaagcagctgcagctgagattgatgaagatgatgatggagaTGAAGTGAAAgaggaagcagcagaagaagaaaaggctgATAAAGATGAcgatgatgaggatgaagaagatgatgaagtTTCTCCTGAACCTATCTCCACTTCTGAGGATGAAGAGTCGGCTGTGTCTCCCGACTCTGAAGCACTGGTTGATGTCAAAGACAGTGACGAAGATGTAACTCTGCCTGATGAAGATGACGAAAAAGACGAAGAAGAACATGATGAAGATGACACCAGTGACGATGCGTTCACTGACACCTCAGACGTCAGTGAATCTGCACTTCTTtccagtgaggaggaggaagagatggatGATGACGACGATGAAGATGACAGATTAGCTGAGGGTGTTGCAACATCTGATAGCGATGATGTCATTGCAGAAGACACAGATGATGACCTGGAGCTTGATCTTCCTCCTATTCCTGCTGCCagtgaggatgatgaagatgatgaagttGATGATCATAAACTCGCTGAAGAGGAAGATTTTCCTCCTTTACCTGTTGtcgaagatgatgatgatgacgaacACCTGGAAGATGATGTCAAAGTTGCCGAAGACactgatgaggatgatgatgatgatgatctggACCAATCAGACGAGGACATCTCTGTTGCCTCCTCTGAGCACTTTGCAGAcgatgaagatgatgaggaagaCAGTGACCTCAAAGATGAGGACAAAGATGTCCACGTTGACCtcgacgatgctgaagatgaagatgatcgTGACAAACCCGATGATGTCACTGAAGAGGACATccacgatgatgatgatgataaagaagaggaagaggaggaagtcGGCATCCCTCCCTTTGAGAGTACAGACAGCGGAGTCTTaggtgatgaagatgatgatgacgacattGCTCTTAAAACAGACATCTCCTATGACACAAccgatgatgatgataaagatGATGAAGATACTGATACCAGCTCATTTGAGACCTTCGATCAAGAAGACGAAAACGAGATCGCAGAAACATTTGTTGACACTGAAAAAGATGATGAAGAACTCACATCAGAGTCCTTAGCTAGCGAGGATGAAGAagacgacgatgatgatgaagataaggaagatgatgatgatgatgctgatgacatCTTGCTAGCAG CTGCCACTGCAACAGCGTTCACTGTCCAGGAGGAGGCAGTAAAGACTGAGGCAGACACCGGCGAGGACGAGGATGAGGATGACGTCAAACAGGCTGCTGATGAAGAAAAGACTGAGGaggatgaaacagaaaaaattg TTATCAGTCAGCCTGCTGCttttgaggaggaggatgagggagaAGATGAAGAGCCGACAGCTGTACTAAAGAAAACTGTAGACGAACCCGAAGATAAAAAAGAGGAGTATGATGAAGACGACGATGAGGAGAAGGCAACGGTGGATGTGATCAAACCTGTGCCTGAACCTGAGGACGAAGCAGCAAAGACTGAACCCGCAG TGTGCCCCTGTATGCACTCTGCGAAGGCCAAAGAGTCTGCCACCAAGACTGCAGACAAAAAAG aagCTTCACGGAGGGTTTCAGCTGTGAGAAGGAGAAAAG ACCGTGAAGCTGTGAAGACAGATGAAAAGCCAAAGAGGAAAG GTCTACCCAGAATTGCAGGTCTGGGGCCAAATATCAGGAGGATCAGAAAGACCCCCACTATTCTCAGAG CCAAGAGAGCGGAAAAGACCAAGACTTCCAAAACAG AGACCAAAAAACAAGAAGAGGTCCCAGAATCTGGAGAAGAAG ttgGCCCTTGTAGACCTGCACCGGTCTACTGCCCGTCTCCACCTGGCTGGTACG TTCATCACATCGTCACAGACAACCCGTACCCTCCTCCGACCATGTCAG CTCCATCCGCTCCTGTTCTGACCGCTCACCCGGTCCATCCCGGAGCTCCACCACTGCAGCCTCTGTATCAGCAACAGCCACTTCCACCGATGCACCCGCTCTATGCACAATACCAACCATATCAACCGCCAATGCAGCCGGTGATGCAGCCTCAACCAGAACCAGTACATCCCATCCCACCAGTTGAGCCAGTCCAGCCAGAAGCCACAGAACAAGAGGCTCCTGTTCAGCCTGAGATCCAGACTCCAGCTGCTGAAGCTCAGCCTGCTGTAGCGCCAGTCCAGGGAGAGAAGA AACCAGAGACTGTTGAGAAAGACGTGAAGGCTGCCTCCACCAAGAAAG CTGCAAAGAAGAGAACCAAGGCTGCTGATTCAGAAAAAG AGCCAGCAGCGggcaaagagaagaaaaagaaag ATGCTGCTGTTTCGAAAGACGAAACCAAAGCTGGCACTGCAAAGAAAG AGCCAACAGCAAGGAAAGAGAAAACCAAAAGTCCTGCAGTGGCTAAGAAAG AGCCAGTTGTAAAAGAGAAAACCAAAACTGCTGCGGTTGCTAAGAAAG aGCCTGCAGCTGAACGACAGAAGAGGAAATCAGCCTCTAAAAAGACAG AAGCATCACCTGTCAAGAGCAAATCCAAGGCATCTACAGCCAAGAAAG atccagatccagaacCACGTCCACAGCCGATCAGACTGAGAACGAGACTAGAAGCTGTAAAGAGGGCGAATGTAACCTCTCAGGCAAAGGAGGAGAAACCTGCCAGATCTTCGTCTGAACCAG CCAAGACAAGATCAAAATTATTGGAGGAGAAGCAAA GCAAAGCTGAGAAGGCTGAAAAGAAATCTGTCAAAGAGGCTCAAG ATAAAGAGAAACACCCATCACAAGCTA AAGAGCCCCAGGCTGAAGACAATActacagaaaagaagaaaccag GCCAGAGATACTTCCAGTGCATTTATGTCCCTGGTAAAAATGCACAGTACCCCTTGCGACCTTTCACCCCAGCCATGTCCCCCACCATGATGTCCCCTGCACTCAGGTCCATGTTGGAACAGCAGAGAGCAGCGAGGGCGGCGGGGCAATAG